In the genome of Podospora pseudocomata strain CBS 415.72m chromosome 2 map unlocalized CBS415.72m_2.2, whole genome shotgun sequence, one region contains:
- a CDS encoding uncharacterized protein (COG:E; EggNog:ENOG503NU3Z), producing MCTILDSGSVLITTPPTRSHSWAVVKKVKLYDFSWPRAGMFIWLRMHFFSHPLFPVFKSALSTALMVWLTGGDYKVLVTTGAIFAANDEIKEREGWEYFRLCFAAEEEENVDLAAERFVEGVKAFWEVRDHEVIKKLLEEVKSDDEVVGEQEGLVNLAGFMGC from the coding sequence ATGTGCACCATCCTCGACTCCGGCTccgtcctcatcaccacccccccaacccgctCCCACTCATGGGCCGTGGTGAAGAAAGTAAAGTTGTACGACTTTTCGTGGCCGAGAGCGGGCATGTTCATCTGGTTGAGGATGCACTTCTTTTCACATCCTTTGTTCCCCGTTTTCAAGTCTGCCTTGTCAACCGCGTTGATGGTCTGGCTTACGGGGGGGGACTACAAGGTCTTGGTCACGACGGGGGCAATCTTCGCTGCGAATgacgagatcaaggagagggaagggtgGGAGTACTTCAGGCTTTGTTttgctgccgaggaggaggagaatgtcGACTTGGCTGCCGAGAggtttgtggagggggtgaaggcgttttgggaggtgagggatcATGAGGTTATCAagaagctgctggaggaggtgaagagtgacgacgaggtggttggggagcaagaggggttggtgaatcTGGCTGGGTTCATGGGGTGTTAA
- the LTV1 gene encoding Protein ltv1 (BUSCO:EOG09262VVF; COG:S; EggNog:ENOG503P01A) — protein MGKGKWIDKKTATHFTLVYRPQNDPLIHDDTAPSMVLAPSAPSKNSKSKGLSDLASELGSDAASIRDNEGEAANYGVYYDDTEYDYMQHLRDLGTGAGEAVFVEAPSLQKSKGKQKMNLSEALAKMDLEHKSEGLLDEEILPSKNLQRLTYQAQQDVPDSIAGFQPDMDPRLREVLEALEDEAYVDEEGGEDVLKGLVEGDAEELDELRDVWEEDEDEDEGWESDCTVKAGPAQKKQQRSQEEDQVPELVDTSREGDQEGPSDDWMGEFKKFKDDQKSGAAAPKKKAVGWGATPSEIQSSIWTTTTNGGRQKKRKGALTNPSTYSMTSSSIYRTEQLNILDRRFEKLEEEYNYDEDDLASVSAVSTMSTVQGTTRQDFDSMLDEFLGEYDVRGKNRVKKGKWKNGVAEFDEIRKALGPPIIPAKYRTGGRGEEKKAEEKKP, from the exons ATGGGCAAAGGAAAGTGGAT CGACAAAAAAACAGCCACCCACTTCACCCTCGTCTACCGCCCCCAGAAcgaccccctcatccacGATGACACAGCCCCCTCCATGGTCCTCGCCCCCAGCGCGCCCTCCAAAAATTCAAAATCCAAAGGCCTAAGCGACCTCGCCTCGGAACTCGGCTCCGACGCCGCCTCGATCCGCGACAACGAGGGCGAGGCCGCCAACTACGGCGTCTACTACGATGACACCGAGTACGACTACATGCAGCACCTCCGCGACCTCGGCACCGGCGCCGGGGAGGCCGTCTTTGTCGAGGCGCCCTCCTTGCAAAAGTCCAAGGGAAAACAAAAGATGAACTTGTCGGAGGCGCTGGCAAAGATGGACTTGGAGCACAAGAgcgaggggttgttggatgaggagataTTGCCGAGCAAGAATTTGCAGAGGTTGACGTATCAGGCTCAGCAGGATGTTCCTGATTCTATTGCGGGGTTTCAGCCGGATATGGAcccgaggttgagggaggttttggaggcgttggaggatgaggcgtatgtggatgaggaagggggggaggatgtgctgaaggggctggtggagggggatgcggaggagctggatgagtTGAGGGatgtttgggaggaggatgaggatgaggatgaggggtggGAGTCGGATTGTACGGTCAAGGCTGGGCCGGcgcagaagaagcagcagcggaGTCAAGAGGAGGATCAGGTGCCGGAGCTGGTTGATACTTCCAGGGAAGGTGATCAAGAAGGCCCGTCGGATGACTGGATGGGAGAGTTTAAGAAGTTTAAGGATGATCAGAAGTCTGGTGCCGCGGCCCCGAAAAAGAAGgcggttgggtggggggcTACGCCGTCGGAGATTCAGTCGTCGATTTGGACCACCACTACCAATGGCGGGaggcaaaagaagaggaagggcgCGTTGACGAACCCGTCGACCTACTCGATGACTTCTTCGTCGATATACCGGACAGAGCAGCTCAACATCTTGGATAGAAGGtttgagaagctcgaggaggagtacaactatgacgaggacgacttGGCGTCTGTGTCGGCCGTGTCCACCATGTCGACTGTCCAGGGGACCACCAGGCAAGACTTTGACAGCATGCTGGACGAGTTTTTGGGTGAGTATGACGTGCGGGGGAAGAACAGagtcaagaagggcaagtGGAAGAATGGAGTGGCCGAGTTTGACGAGATCAGGAAGGCGTTGGGGCCGCCGATAATTCCGGCCAAGTATAGGACTGGGGGCAGaggtgaagaaaagaaagcgGAAGAGAAGAAACCATAG
- a CDS encoding uncharacterized protein (EggNog:ENOG503NVEZ; COG:S; BUSCO:EOG09262I5I), producing the protein MVLAKSKKSVGLGNSLMNDRFGKGKGSDRKRASAVTRIDHATGQEYITNDRQEASWVKMRSITEQGALDEFLATAELAGTDFTAEKMSSVKIIHTDQKNPYLLSAAEERVIVGKQNQNKGKLTVPRRPKWDSTTTREQLDRLEKEAFLDWRRGLAELEETKDLLMTPFERNLEVWRQLWRVIERSDVVVQIVDARNPLMFRSEDLENYVKEVDPKKHNLLLINKADMMTYRQRKMWADYLKGQKIAYRFFSAHLAKEALEAVEEESESEEEPTVASSSKKPVAEVKEETREEEEEEAEEAETQEEQEDEDTRILTVDELEDILLELEPANTDPGHKFTVGLVGYPNVGKSSTINALVGANKVSVSSTPGKTKHFQTIHLSEKVLLCDCPGLVFPNFANTKAELVCNGVLPIDQLREYTGPSTLVATRIPKPFLEAIYGIQIYTRPLEEGGNGIPTGEELLRAYARHRGFMTQGLGQPDASRAARYVLKDYVAGKLLYCNPPPDSVDGAEFNRELYDIAHLPEKRRAALQQALDEMTIDGSAADDASVLTDFIPLPQGQKSQTLDKAFFKSGANNTGNFTRPFQYKYTEQGKQVMEGKNLSGRKLRAMIALEKGIDPKDVQMTTGKKHYKGSMKGRGKHRRNNADDDEP; encoded by the exons ATGGTCCTCGCCAAATCCAAAAAGTCGGTCGGTCTCGGCAACTCGCTGATGAACGACCGCTTCGGCAAGGGCAAAGGCTCCGACCGCAAGAGAGCCTCGGCCGTCACCCGTATCGACCATGCCACCGGCCAGGAAtacatcaccaacgacagGCAGGAAGCCTCCTGGGTCAAGATGCGCTCCATCACCGAGCAGGGCGCCCTCGACGAGTTCCTCGCCACCGCCGAACTGGCCGGCACCGATTTCACCGCCGAGAAGATGAGCAGCGTCAAGATCATCCACACGGACCAAAAGAACCCCTATCTCTTgtccgccgccgaggagaggGTCATTGTCGGGAAACAAAACCAGAACAAGGGCAAATTGACGGTTCCCAGAAGGCCAAAGTGGGATTCTACTACGACCAGGGAGCAGCTTGACAGGCTGGAAAAGGAGGCCTTTTTGGACTGGAGAAGAGGGCtggccgagctggaggagaccaaggacTTGCTCATGACACCGTTTGAGAGAAACTTGGAGGTGTGGAGGCAGCTCTGGAGAGTTATCGAGCGCtctgatgttgttgttcagaTTGTTGATGCCAGAAACCCGTTGATGTTCCGTTCTGAGGATTTGGAGAACTATGTCAAAGAGGTGGACCCCAAGAAGCACAACCTGCTGCTTATCAACAAGGCCGATATGATGACGTATAGGCAGAGAAAGATGTGGGCTGATTACCTCAAGGGTCAGAAGATTGCCTACAGGTTCTTCTCTGCTCATCTGGCCAAGGAGGCGCtcgaggctgtggaggaggagtctgAGTCTGAGGAGGAGCCCACCGTTGCTTCTTCTAGCAAGAAGCCGGTTgctgaggtgaaggaggagactcgggaggaggaggaggaggaggctgaggaggccgagacccaagaagaacaggaggatgaggatacCAGAATTCTAACGGTGGACGAGTTGGAGGATATTCTTTTGGAGCTTGAGCCGGCGAATACAG ACCCTGGTCACAAATTCACAGTCGGTTTGGTCGGTTACCCCAACGTCGGTAAATCGTCCACAATCAACGCTCTTGTTGGTGCCAACAAGGTGTCAGTTTCGTCCACCCCCGGTAAAACGAAGCATTTCCAGACCATTCACTTGAGTGAAAAGGTTTTGTTGTGCGATTGTCCCGGTCTCGTGTTCCCCAACTTTGCCAACACCAAGGCAGAGCTTGTCTGCAACGGTGTCTTGCCGATTGATCAGCTCCGCGAGTACACTGGTCCCTCCACTCTCGTGGCTACCAGAATCCCCAAGCCTTTTCTGGAGGCCATCTACGGTATCCAGATTTACACCCGCCCTCTCGAGGAAGGCGGCAATGGCATTCCTACTGGTGAGGAATTGCTCAGAGCGTATGCCCGTCACAGAGGTTTCATGACACAGGGTCTCGGTCAACCCGATGCCTCCAGGGCAGCGAGATATGTCCTCAAGGATTATGTCGCTGGCAAGCTCCTCTACTgcaacccaccaccagacaGTGTCGATGGTGCCGAGTTCAATCGCGAGCTCTACGACATTGCCCATCTGCccgagaagagaagagcTGCCCTGCAACAAGCACTGGACGAGATGACCATCGATGGTAGTGCAGCTGATGATGCTTCGGTTCTGACCGACTtcatcccccttcctcagGGGCAAAAATCGCAAACACTGGACAAGGCTTTCTTCAAGAGCGGTGCGAACAACACTGGCAACTTCACCAGACCGTTCCAGTACAAGTACACGGAGCAGGGCAAGCAGGTTATGGAGGGCAAGAACTTGTCCGGGAGGAAACTGAGGGCTATGATTGCTCTCGAGAAGGGAATCGACCCCAAGGATGTGCAGATGACTACGGGGAAGAAGCATTATAAGGGGTCTATGAAGGGGAGAGGCAAGCACAGACGCAACAAcgcggatgatgatgagccaTGA
- the mrpl7 gene encoding 54S ribosomal protein L7, mitochondrial (BUSCO:EOG09264K2W; COG:J; EggNog:ENOG503NUAN) — protein sequence MASVRALSRPTRGVSLSQISRQTCSRRWASSAAAEAPLEDLEDSALGAPPLSEEEKKTFRPWKRQADRKFALPSGRYNYHAPKYDRGPLHPVQPLPSSEPTARDFVPGPFNLPRLRQTYLSTVASDIMTLTYNHIPPGTPKKETPQRLREWDDSSPYHANRSLRAPRGAPVLPLLERDVNFTNIPEIKEITLAAYVPAALQDMDNLLVARAALLAITGVLPEMTKTRTNVQQWKIRAGEFAGCKVTVRGNEAYEFFDRCVNLVFPRIKDWRGIEATTGDSSGNLAWGFTPEELKLFPEMEVNLGMYPPKMVPGCRVYVKTTATSDRQARLLLQAMGLPFFGEVKN from the exons ATGGCGAGCGTCCGCGCCCTGTCCCGACCGACCCGGGGTGTTTCCCTGTCTCAAATATCCCGGCAGACCTGTTCCAGACGATGGGCTTCTtcagccgccgccgaggcgCCTCTTGAGGACCTCGAGGACTCGGCTTTGGGGGCGCCGCCAttgagcgaggaggagaagaagacgttTAGACCTTGGAAGAGGCAAGCAGACAGGAAGTTTGCTTTGCCAAGTGGGAG ATACAACTACCACGCCCCCAAATACGACCGCGGCCCCCTCCACCCggtccaacccctcccctcctcggAGCCCACAGCCCGCGACTTCGTCCCCGgccccttcaacctcccccgcctACGACAGACGTACCTCTCCACCGTCGCCTCCGACATCATGACGCTAACCTACAACCACATACCCCCCGGAACACCAAAGAAGGAAACGCCCCAACGTCTTCGTGAATGGGATGATTCCTCCCCCTACCACGCCAACCGCTCCCTCCGCGCCCCCCGCGGCGCGCCGgtgttgccgctgctggagAGGGATGTCAACTTTACGAATATACCCGAGATCAAGGAAATCACCCTCGCTGCGTACGTCCCTGCCGCGCTGCAGGACATGGACAATCTGCTTGTTGCCCGCGCGGCGCTGCTTGCTATTACAGGGGTGCTGCCCGAGATGACAAAGACACGGACTAATGTCCAGCAGTGGAAGATTCGGGCGGGGGAGTTTGCGGGGTGCAAGGTTACTGTTAGGGGGAATGAGGCGTATGAGTTTTTTGATCGGTGTGTGAACTTGGTGTTTCCGAGGATTAAGGACTGGAGGGGAATTGAGGCTACGACGGGGGACAGCTCGGGGAATTTGGCGTGGGGGTTTACGCCCGAGGAGCTGAAGCTGTTTCCAGAGATGGAGGTCAATTTGGGGATGTATCCGCCCAAG ATGGTGCCTGGTTGCAGAGTGTACGTCAAGACTACGGCCACGTCGGATAGGCAAGCTAGGTTGCTGCTTCAGGCTATGGGGTTGCCGTTTTTTGGTGAGGTGAAGAATTAA
- the FES1 gene encoding hsp70 nucleotide exchange factor fes1 (COG:O; EggNog:ENOG503P2S3; BUSCO:EOG0926448Q), with protein sequence MDKNLTNLLKWGIEHSTVSNPSADPSAPSPPPSQPAPRSDLNPEILSALMGGPSDADLMKAAMEVLHDPTTTLENKLIAFDNFEQLIESLDNANNLSNLSLWTPLLALLSHSEPEIRKYAAWCVGTAVQNNIKSQERLLAMGGLPRLVKMILAEDEQEGVRRKAVYALSSAVRNYQPALDVCHEELVKGGHHEAEQKVGDATDMDGVDRVMEGLKERVKITSNKA encoded by the coding sequence ATGGATAaaaacctcaccaacctcctcaaatGGGGAATCGAGCACTCCAccgtctccaacccctccgccgacccctccgccccttctccccccccttcccaaccggCCCCCCGCAGCGACCTCAACCCCGAaatcctctccgccctcatGGGCGGCCCCTCAGACGCAGACCTGATGAAAGCAGCAATGGAAGTCCTCCACGaccctaccaccaccctcgaaaACAAGCTCATCGCCTTCGACAACTTCGAGCAGCTCATCGAGTCCCTCGACAACGCaaacaacctctccaacctctccctctggacccccctcctcgccctcctctcccactcgGAGCCCGAAATCAGAAAGTACGCTGCCTGGTGCGTCGGCACCGCTGTCCAAAACAATATCAAGTCACAAGAGAGATTGTTAGCgatgggggggttgccgaggttggtgaagatgatcCTGGCAGAGGACGAGCAGgaaggggtgaggaggaaggctgTTTATGCGTTGAGTTCGGCGGTGAGGAATTACCAGCCTGCGTTGGATGTTTGTCATGAGGAGCTGGTCAAGGGGGGTCATCATGAAGCGGAACAAAAGGTGGGGGATGCGACGGAtatggatggggttgatagggttatggaggggttgaaggagcgGGTCAAGATAACGAGTAACAAGGCTTAA